Genomic segment of Synechococcus sp. A15-28:
TGTAGCTGCACAGGGTGTGGACGATGCCGATGATCGAGTAAGCCCCATCCCCCCAGGGCATCCGTTTCCAGGCCCAGTGGTTGATGCCCGGATCTGGCACATGGATGGCCCCGGTGCTGCTGGCGGCGTCACCCCACCGATTCAGGCCAACCGCTTCTGTGCGGGCGTCAGCCTGGACGGCTCGGGCTGCCCCATGGAACCACTCTCCATCCGCCTGATGGGGAACCACAAGGCTGTGGGTGCTGTTGCCGGAGTAGTGGAGGTAAGCCTCGAGGAACGACGCTCCGGCCGACTGGCGTCCCAGGGGTTGGTTGGGATCCACCTGGAAGCCGTTGCGAACCATCACCAGTGTCAGCGGCAGGGGGGATGGCGATCGCGTCGCGTCAGCGTTCATCGCAGCGCACAGGCCTCAAGGCCTGGGATCCTCCCGCATTAGGCCTGCGGCGCGGCCACCTTGGCGGCCGTGGACCGTGGTGGTGCCGGGATGGTGCGCACCGCCTTGGTCGGAGCGGCCTCCTTCTCCTCCTTCTTCACCAGGGGCGTCTTGCGCGGCGTGAGGAACATGATCATGTTGCGGCCCTCCCGTTTCGGAGCCTGCTGGATCTCAGCCTTTTCCTCCAGGTCCTTGGCCATGCGCCGCAGCAGGGTTTCTGCCAGGGCGGTGTGCTGAATCTCCCGGCCGCGGAAGATCACGGTGCACTTCACCTTGTCGCCGGCCTTGAGAAAGCGCACTGCCTGACCGATCCGCACGTCGTAATCGTGCTGATCGATCTTGTAGCGCATCTTGACCTCCTTGACTTCGGTTTGATGGGACTTCTTCTTGGCTTCCTTGGCTTTCTTTTCCTGCTCGAATTTGAACTTGCCGTAATCCATGATTCGACACACCGGTGGATCGGCCTTCTCGCTCACCAGCACCAGATCCAGTTCACGATCTTTGGCCACCTCCAGGGCTTCTTCCCTGCTGATCACCCCGAGTTGGCTGCCGTCTGAGTCGACCACCCGCAATTGGGGGTAGCTGATCCGGTCGTTGATGTTGGGCAGCTCCCGAACAGGAGCACGACGGTCAAAACGGGGGCGTGGGGGCATTCAGGCGGAGACAGGTACAGGTGCAGACAACACGAAGATCACAACGTCTGCATTCTTCACCTTAGATGCTGCTTGATCAGCGTCATCGCCTGATCAAGTTCTGTTGTGGTCTCCAGCCAGTGGGGTTGGTGCTGGCGGCGGAACCACGTGCGCTGTCGCTTGGCGAACTGACGGGTGCGCTGGGTGGTGATCCGGTTCGCCTTCACAGGGCTCATCGTCCCCTGGATCAGCTGCAGGGCTTCGCTGTAACCGATGGTCTGCAGCAGCGGCAGATCAGCGCCGTAGCGCTCCGCCAGCTGCCGGGTCTCCTCCACCAGCCCATCGGCATAAAGCTGGTCGGTGCGCTGTTGGATGCGCTGGCGCAGGTTGGCCGGATCCAGCCCCAGTTCAAGCACCCGCCACGGCGGTGGGGCGACCGTGGCCTGGCTGCTCATGGGCCGACCGGTGGCGTACAGCACCTCCAGGGCCCGTTGGGTGCGAACGGCATCAGCGGGGGCGATCCTGGCGCCGGCTGTCGGATCGGCTTGCTGCAGCAGTGGGTGGCAGATCGCTTGACCGAGATGGCTCAGTTGCTCCCGCAGCTGCGCCTGCGGTGGCACCGCCGGTGGTTTGAGGCCGCTGGTGAGTGCCTTCAGATACAACCCGCTGCCTCCCACCAGCAGGGCCACGCCGCGCTGCTCCAGCTCATGGGCGATGCAGGGTTCGGCCTCCGCCTGAAATTCCTGCAGCGTGATCGGTTGATCGGGGTTGCGCAGATCCAGGAGGTGATGCGGGACCCTGGCTTGCTGCTGCGCCGTCGGTTTGGCGGTGCCCACGGTCATCTCCCGGTACAGCTGCCGGGAGTCCACGTTGATCACCGGCAGGTTCAGCCGTTCGGCAATCTCCAGGGAGAGGGCTGTTTTGCCGCTGGCGGTGGGTCCCAGCAACGTGATTACCAAGGGGTCCGGCTGCGTCAACAATCGAGCGGGGGTGCACCCCAGGATGGAACGGCGCTTGAGAGGCCTCTGGATGCCTCTATAGACAGCCGGTGGTAGATTGAGATTGCCAGGTCAAGGTTCAGAGCCGTTGCGGCTGCCCAGAACCCGGTTTCCAGGCTTTGTTATTTCTGCATGAGCGACGCTTCCAAGGTCCAGAACGCCTACGGCGCTGAGCAGATTCAAGTGCTGGAGGGGCTGGAGCCCGTCCGCAAGCGCCCTGGCATGTACATCGGCTCCACCGGGCCGAGAGGTCTGCACCACCTTGTGTACGAGGTGGTGGACAACGCCGTGGACGAGGCCCTGGCGGGCCACTGCGACCGGATCGTGGTGATCCTCGGGGAGGACGGCTCCGCCTCCATCAGCGACAACGGTCGCGGCATTCCCACGGACATTCACCCCCGCACGGGCAAGAGCGCCCTGGAGACGGTGCTCACCGTGCTTCACGCCGGCGGCAAGTTCGGTTCTGGTGGTTACAAGGTGTCCGGCGGTCTCCACGGCGTTGGTGTGTCGGTGGTGAACGCACTGAGCGAATGGGTGCAGGTGACGGTGCGCCGTCAGGGGCAGGTCCATCAGCAACGTTTTGAGCGTGGTGCTGCGATCGGCAGCCTCGCCTCTGAGCCTCAGCCCGCTGAAGAGGCCGGTCAGACCGGCACCACGGTGTGCTTCAAGCCGGACACTGAGATCTTCACCGGCGGCATTGTCTTCGATTACGCCACCCTTTCGGCGCGCTTGCGCGAACTGGCCTACCTCAATGGTGGTGTGCGGATCGTCTTCCGCGATGAACGGGACTCAGCCCGTAACGCGGCTGGCGAGGCCCATGAGGACATTTATTTCTATGAGGGCGGCATCAAGGAATATGTCGCCTACATGAACAAGGAAAAGGATGCTCTCCATCCCGACATCATCTATGTGAATTCCGAGAAGGATGGTGTGCAGGTGGAGGCGGCGTTGCAGTGGTGTTCCGATGCCTACTCCGACAGCATCCTTGGCTTTGCCAACAACATCCGCACCGTGGATGGCGGCACCCACATCGAGGGCCTGAAAACGGTTCTGACCCGCACCCTTAATGCCTTCGCCAAGAAACTGGGCAAGCGCAAGGAATCGGATTCCAATCTGGCGGGTGAAAACATCCGGGAAGGACTCACCGCCGTGCTTTCGGTGAAGGTGCCGGATCCGGAATTTGAAGGCCAGACCAAAACCAAACTTGGCAACACCGAAGTTCGGGGCATCGTCGACAATCTTGTTGGTGAAGGACTCAGCCAGTTCCTTGAGTTCAACCCTTCGGTGATCGGGTTGATCCTGGAGAAGGCGATTCAGGCCTTCAATGCAGCCGAGGCTGCCCGACGGGCCCGCGAGCTGGTGAGGCGCAAGAGCGTTCTCGAGAGTTCAACCCTGCCCGGCAAGTTGGCGGATTGCAGCTCAAGGGATCCCGGTGAATCCGAGATTTATATCGTTGAGGGTGATTCCGCCGGAGGTTCGGCCAAGCAGGGGCGAGATCGCCGTTTCCAGGCGATTCTTCCCCTGCGCGGAAAAATTCTCAACATTGAGAAGACGGATGATGCCAAGATTTACAAGAACACGGAGATTCAGGCGCTGATCACAGCTCTTGGATTGGGCATCAAAGGTGAAGACTTTGAACTGAAAAATCTGCGCTACCACCGCGTGGTGATCATGACCGATGCCGATGTTGATGGCGCTCACATTCGTACCTTGCTGCTCACCTTCTTCTACCGCTATCAGAAGGCGTTGGTGGAAGGCGGATACATCTACATCGCCTGTCCGCCGCTGTACAAAGTGGAGCGCGGGAAGAATCACACCTATTGCTACAACGAAGGGGATTTACAGAAAACCCTTGAGGGTTTTGGTGAGAAAGCCAATTACACGATTCAACGCTTCAAGGGTCTCGGCGAAATGATGCCGAAGCAATTGTGGGAAACCACAATGGACCCCACCACCCGAACGATGAAACGGGTGGAGATTGAAGATGCTCTCGAAGCCGACCGTATTTTTACGATCCTGATGGGGGACAAGGTGGCGCCCCGTCGGGAATTCATCGAAACCCACAGCGCCGAGCTGGATATGGCCGCCCTGGACATCTGATGGGTGCTGTTTTGCGCTGGAGCTGGCTGCTTGGGGTGGCGTTGATGGCTCCTGCGGCTCTGCCGGCCGGTGGTGGCGATAACCGTCAGCCCCAGCTGCGCCGACGCAGCGGCAGTGGTCCGTTGCATCTCAATGCCGAGTCGCCGTTGCAGGTGAGTCCCCTGGCGGTGGCGCCACGACTGCACACCTTGCCGGTGGGCACCTCGTTGCGTCTGCTGCGGCGTTGGTCCGGCTCCGAAGGCCGCGACTGGCTGCAGGTGCAGACCCTGGCTGGTGAGCAGCGCCGTGGCTGGATCCGCGCCTGAAGTGTTGCTGGTGGGTCTGGGGGCGATCCCCGGAGCCTGGCTGCGCCTGAAGGCCGTGAACCACTTTGAGCCGATGGTGCCCAAGAAGCACTGGGGCACCTTTCTGGTGAATGTGATCGCTTCGTTTGCCCTCGGACTCGTCCTGGCACTTCAGGAGAGTTGTACGGCCAGCCGTGGTGTCGCCCTATTGATAGGGGTGGGTTTCTTCGGCAGCCTCAGCACCTTTTCCACCTTTGCGGTCGAGTTGCTGAACGAGTTGCGGGCTGGTCACGTCCTGGCTGCTGCCGTTCTGGCCCTGATCTCCATCCTGGCTGGGGTGCTGGCCGCTGCAGCTGGCTTCGGCCTGGGGGCCTATGGCTGAACAGTCCTCCACGCTTCGCAGCGAACTCAATGAACTGCTGCTGGTGGCTGTCGGGGCTGTGCCCGGAGCCTTGCTGCGCTGGCAGGTGGCCCTGCATCTGGGGGATCAGAACCTGCTGGTGAACGTTCTGGGGGCTGCCTTGCTGGGATTACTGGCCGGCCTTCCCGCCGCGCCAAGGCGTCAGTTGCTGCTGGGCATCGGTTTCTGCGGCTCCCTCACCACCTTCAGCAGTTGGACCTTGGCGGTGGCTAAAGACTTTATGGCAGGGAACTGGGGTGAGGCGGTCGCTCTGCTCGGCCTCACCCTGGGTCTTGGACTCGGGGGAGCTGCCCTGGGGTTCTGCCTGGGGCGTCGCTTCAGGCCGCCAGGGCCGCTTCGATCGGCGACTTCAGTTCCTCAGGGTCCACACCGCTCTTGAAGCGGGCGATCACGGTGCCGTCCTTGCCCACGAGGAACTTCTCGAAGTTCCAGGCCACATCACCGGCGGGCTCCATCTGGTTGAGAGTCGTGTAGGGCTCGGAGGTGCTGCCCATGGCGTGCACCTTCTCGAACAGCTCAAAGTCGGCGCCGTAGGTGGTGGAGCAGAAGCTCTTGATCTCGTCGAGGGTGCCGGGCTCCTGACCACCGAAGTCGTTGCAGGGGAAACCCAGCACCGCCAGGCCCTTGTCGGCGTAGGCCGCGTTGAGGGCCTGCAGGCCGGCGTACTGCTTGGTGAAGCCGCAGCGGCTGGCCACATTCACGATCAGGAGCACCTTGCCGGCGTAGTCACCCAGGGATTTGCTGCTGCCGTCGGGGGTGTTGACGGTCACGGTGCTGACGCTGATCGCCATGGCTGAACAAGGGAAGTTGCCGCGAGGTTAACCGGCTGTAACGGCCATACACTTGGTCGCCGGCTGGTGAGCGATGACTGAGGGAACCGGGCTGACTACAGCGGGCGTCACCGTGGAACATCACCTGCTGGCGGAGGTGGTGACCCGGCAGCTCGAGGCGATGCTCAGCGTCGGCAATTACGACGCGGTGAAGCTGCTGCTGGAGCCGGTGCAGCCGGTGGACGTGGCCGAAGCGATCGGCAATCTTCCTCAGAACCTCCAGGCCATTGCCTTTCGTCTGCTCAGCAAGGACGAGGCCATCAGTGTTTACGAGTACCTCGACACCGTCACCCAGCAGAACCTGCTGAGCCTGCTGCGCTCTGGCGAGATGCAGGAGGTGATGGAAGAGATGTCGCCCGACGACCGGGCGCGGCTGTTCGAGGAGCTGCCGGCGAAGGTGGTGCGTCAGCTGCTGGACCAGCTCAGCCCGGAGGAGCGCAAGGTCACCGCGGAGCTGCTCGGCTACGAGGCCGAAACCGCCGGTCGTCTGATGACGACTGAGTACATCGCCCTGAAGGAAAACCAGACCGC
This window contains:
- the infC gene encoding translation initiation factor IF-3 codes for the protein MPPRPRFDRRAPVRELPNINDRISYPQLRVVDSDGSQLGVISREEALEVAKDRELDLVLVSEKADPPVCRIMDYGKFKFEQEKKAKEAKKKSHQTEVKEVKMRYKIDQHDYDVRIGQAVRFLKAGDKVKCTVIFRGREIQHTALAETLLRRMAKDLEEKAEIQQAPKREGRNMIMFLTPRKTPLVKKEEKEAAPTKAVRTIPAPPRSTAAKVAAPQA
- the miaA gene encoding tRNA (adenosine(37)-N6)-dimethylallyltransferase MiaA codes for the protein MTQPDPLVITLLGPTASGKTALSLEIAERLNLPVINVDSRQLYREMTVGTAKPTAQQQARVPHHLLDLRNPDQPITLQEFQAEAEPCIAHELEQRGVALLVGGSGLYLKALTSGLKPPAVPPQAQLREQLSHLGQAICHPLLQQADPTAGARIAPADAVRTQRALEVLYATGRPMSSQATVAPPPWRVLELGLDPANLRQRIQQRTDQLYADGLVEETRQLAERYGADLPLLQTIGYSEALQLIQGTMSPVKANRITTQRTRQFAKRQRTWFRRQHQPHWLETTTELDQAMTLIKQHLR
- the gyrB gene encoding DNA topoisomerase (ATP-hydrolyzing) subunit B — its product is MSDASKVQNAYGAEQIQVLEGLEPVRKRPGMYIGSTGPRGLHHLVYEVVDNAVDEALAGHCDRIVVILGEDGSASISDNGRGIPTDIHPRTGKSALETVLTVLHAGGKFGSGGYKVSGGLHGVGVSVVNALSEWVQVTVRRQGQVHQQRFERGAAIGSLASEPQPAEEAGQTGTTVCFKPDTEIFTGGIVFDYATLSARLRELAYLNGGVRIVFRDERDSARNAAGEAHEDIYFYEGGIKEYVAYMNKEKDALHPDIIYVNSEKDGVQVEAALQWCSDAYSDSILGFANNIRTVDGGTHIEGLKTVLTRTLNAFAKKLGKRKESDSNLAGENIREGLTAVLSVKVPDPEFEGQTKTKLGNTEVRGIVDNLVGEGLSQFLEFNPSVIGLILEKAIQAFNAAEAARRARELVRRKSVLESSTLPGKLADCSSRDPGESEIYIVEGDSAGGSAKQGRDRRFQAILPLRGKILNIEKTDDAKIYKNTEIQALITALGLGIKGEDFELKNLRYHRVVIMTDADVDGAHIRTLLLTFFYRYQKALVEGGYIYIACPPLYKVERGKNHTYCYNEGDLQKTLEGFGEKANYTIQRFKGLGEMMPKQLWETTMDPTTRTMKRVEIEDALEADRIFTILMGDKVAPRREFIETHSAELDMAALDI
- a CDS encoding SH3 domain-containing protein — encoded protein: MGAVLRWSWLLGVALMAPAALPAGGGDNRQPQLRRRSGSGPLHLNAESPLQVSPLAVAPRLHTLPVGTSLRLLRRWSGSEGRDWLQVQTLAGEQRRGWIRA
- a CDS encoding CrcB family protein, whose translation is MAGSAPEVLLVGLGAIPGAWLRLKAVNHFEPMVPKKHWGTFLVNVIASFALGLVLALQESCTASRGVALLIGVGFFGSLSTFSTFAVELLNELRAGHVLAAAVLALISILAGVLAAAAGFGLGAYG
- a CDS encoding CrcB family protein, translating into MAEQSSTLRSELNELLLVAVGAVPGALLRWQVALHLGDQNLLVNVLGAALLGLLAGLPAAPRRQLLLGIGFCGSLTTFSSWTLAVAKDFMAGNWGEAVALLGLTLGLGLGGAALGFCLGRRFRPPGPLRSATSVPQGPHRS
- a CDS encoding glutathione peroxidase, whose product is MAISVSTVTVNTPDGSSKSLGDYAGKVLLIVNVASRCGFTKQYAGLQALNAAYADKGLAVLGFPCNDFGGQEPGTLDEIKSFCSTTYGADFELFEKVHAMGSTSEPYTTLNQMEPAGDVAWNFEKFLVGKDGTVIARFKSGVDPEELKSPIEAALAA